ATCGTGATGATGGCGCGCGGGCGTAAAGTCTTTGACGGCACGCTGGACGAGGCGTTCACCGCGCTGGGCCGGGCCGTCCATATCGGGGTCAATGAGGGATTCGATCTCGCCGCGGTCATGGCACCCGCAGGGTTCGAAGCGATTCAGGATGGCGATCATTGGCGGATCAGCCTCAGACAGGCTCAGTCCTCTCAAGATGCCCTGCGCGCGGCCATCGATGCAGGCGCACCGATCACCAGTTTCACGCCTGAGGAAGCGCGTTTGCGCGATGTCTTCGTGTCGCTTGTCAGCGATGCCGAGGCTCAGGACCTGACCGATACATTGGCGGCCGACGCCGCTCAAGAAAGAGACGCCGCATGATCCGCTCTACTTATCTCGTCGCCCGCCGCGATTATCTCGGCTATGTCTCGGCCTGGGGCTTCTGGCTCGGGCTGCTGTTTACGCCAATCATCCTCGGCATCTTCATTCTCGCGCCGACATTCGCTCAGAATGCGCAACCGACGCGCTACTACACGATCATCGAACAAGGCACGGACTTTACCGAGGCCATGCGGGCGGAGATGGTCAGCGCCGAAGCGCGCACGGCGAGGATCCTGCTGGATCCTGTCGCCTTTGCAGAGAACACGGAAAGCGAAAAGCTGATTGCGTTCGACGCGGCGCTGGAGAATGGCCAAAGTGTCCCGGAAGCTTTCGAGGCTGCTGGTGGATATCCGGCAGCCTTGCCGCGAGCCGACTTTATCGAAGTCGCCCCTCCCGTGCGCACGGGCGTCGAACTTGCACCTTACCTGCTCGGTGAGGTTCTGATTGACACAGACGAAGGGCCGCAGCCACTCTTCGCGGCCCTGCTGGTCAATGAAGACACGCAGGAAATTGAGTACTGGTCTGAAAACCTGCAGGCCCGCACGCTGATCTCGGCGGCGCGGCAAGCCGAGCAGGAATTGCAATTGGATCGTGCCCTGGCCGAAGTGAATGTCAGCCGCGAAGTCTTGAACGCCGCCCGCGCGGCACGACGAGACGTCAAGCAGCAACGCGTGCGCACTGGCGAAGATGCGGACGAAGGCAGCGAAGTCACACAAGCTGATCAGGCCCCGTTCGTGGTCTCGATCATGATGGCTTTTTCCCTCTGGTTCCTGATCTTTTCGGTCATCAACTACCTTCTGATGGGCACGATCGAAGAACGGTCGAACAAGATCTTTGACAGCCTGCTGACCTCGGTAAAGCTGCCGCATCTTCTAGCGGGCAAGCTGATCGCGGTTCTGCTATTGGCGCTGACGCTAATGGCCTTCTGGGGCTTCGGCTCGACGCTAGTCACCTGGTTCATGCGCGACAGCATCCCGGAAGATGTGGGAAGCTTCCTCGGCTCGATGATCACAGCTGCAGCAAACCCAGCTCTGTTCGTGCCTGCGATTATCAGCTTCGTGCTTGGCTATCTGATGTATGGGTCGATGTTCCTGGCGCTCGGATCCTTGTGTGACACCATCCAGGAAGCGCAGACCCTGATGACGCCGCTCTTTGTCACCCTGATGGCCCCGCTCGCCATGCTCGCCTTCGCGGTTCAGGATGCCGAATCTGCGCTGATCGAGATCATGGCCTGGGTGCCATTCTTTACGCCTTTCCTGCTCATCCTTCGGATGCCGACTGAGCCGCCGATCTGGGAAGTACTGGCGCAACTCGGAATGATGGCGCTGACGACCTATATCATCCTGCAACTGGCGACCCGCGTCTATCGTGCTGGCGCGGTGCACGGGGCGGGCGTCAACGACGTCATGGCCTTTTTCTCCAAGCTGGTCCCCGGCAAGAAATCTGCGGCTTAAACCGATTGCTCCTTGATCCCCTCAAAGGAGTCGGCCTTGGCCAGATCGGGGAAAAGGCGCGTCCATAAGAGCGCGACGCCAATCGCCACGGATCCGCCCAGAATAACCGCACCGACTGGCCCGAGGAACCGCGCGGCCACGCCGCTTTCAAACTCTCCGAGTTCGTTCGAGGCGGAGATGAAGATGAACGAAACAGAGGTCACCCGGCCTTTCATCTCGTCCGGCGTGGCCAGCTGGATCAGAGACGCGCGGACATAGACCGAAATCTCGTCCGCCGCGCCGGTCACGATCAGCGCGACAATGCTGAGCCAGAACACCGAGGACAAGCCGAAGACCAGAGTGGCCACACCATAAATGCCGACCGCCCAGAACATCCACGCCCCGACGCGGCGCGCGAGCGGTCGCCTGGCCAACAGGAAGGCCACGGTCAAAGCGCCGATGGCGGGCGCCGCCGCCAGGACGCCAAGGCCGACTTCGCCCACCTTCAGAATGTCCCGCGCAAATACAGGCAGAAGCGCCACGACCCCGCCGAAAAAGACAACGAACAGGTCCAGCGAGATCGCGCCAAGCACGATCTTGTTGCGGCCAATATAGCGAATGCCTTCAAATACCATGTCGAGCCCACGAGCGTGGTCGAGTTTTTCGTGCGCCGGGGTTTTTGCGGTTGCGATGGCGACAATGGCGAAACTGATCAAAACGAATGCAGCGCCATAGACCAGAGGCAGCCCGCCCGCTGCGAGGAACAATCCACCCAAGGCCGGTCCGACAATCTTGGCTGTCTGGAAGCCGAGTGAATTGAACGCAATCGCGGTCGGCAGCTCCGGGCGTGGTACCAGTTGCGGATACAATGCGTTTGCCGCCGCTGGCGTAAACGCGTTGACCAGGCCCAGTAGCACTGCGACGGAGAAAATAATCGGCAAGGCTTCTCGCGCGGGCATGAAGATCGTCGCGATGAGGGCAAGTGTTCCAGCCAAGCGCATCAGATTGCTGACCACCAGGATCAGCTTCCGATTCAGGCGATCGGCCGCCTGTCCACCGACCAGGGAAAACAAAAGTACAGGAACAAATTGTGCGAGCCCCACCAGGCCGATCATGAATGCCGCTTGTGGAATCTCCAGTCCAAGACCGCCTGTCTCGATCGGATCGCGGGCAAGTTCATAGACCTGCCAGCCGATCGCAACTGCCTCCATCTGCCGCGCCGCCGCCACAGACACCCGCATCAGCCAGAACTGCAAATAAGCGCGATGGCGAAAAATCGAGAGGGAAGGAGCAAGCGCCATTCGACGCCTCGTAAGGCCCTACCAGACCAAGGCAATGAGAAATTTTGTCAATGACGCTTGACATGTCAAGGATGCTTGTCTATTTGACAAGTTAACTTGACAAAAGAGATCGTTATGTTCGCTCTGAAACACCCTCATCTTCCCGTGCTTGCGGCGGTTCTTATCTGCCTGCTGGTGCAGCTCGGCTTTGCGCTGGGCACGTTCGGGCCGACTTGGTTGAGCCCCGTCCTATCCCTGCCAGCGCTCGGCCTGATCACCTGGTTATGGCGCCGGGCCGAACAAGAAAATCAATCCACACGCGCGTTCAACGCACTCGTCATCTAAGCTCTCGGAGACCAAGAATGACCCAACAGACTTTCAAGTCAGCCTATAAACGATACTGGCGCGCTTTCGTTCCGATCATGGCGGTGTATCTCATCGCGATCCTGGCTGGATCCTTCTACTTGAAGACATTCGAAGTTGAACCCGTTTGGCTGCAGGCAACGGTTGCCGTCGC
This DNA window, taken from Hyphomonas sp. Mor2, encodes the following:
- a CDS encoding ABC transporter permease; translated protein: MIRSTYLVARRDYLGYVSAWGFWLGLLFTPIILGIFILAPTFAQNAQPTRYYTIIEQGTDFTEAMRAEMVSAEARTARILLDPVAFAENTESEKLIAFDAALENGQSVPEAFEAAGGYPAALPRADFIEVAPPVRTGVELAPYLLGEVLIDTDEGPQPLFAALLVNEDTQEIEYWSENLQARTLISAARQAEQELQLDRALAEVNVSREVLNAARAARRDVKQQRVRTGEDADEGSEVTQADQAPFVVSIMMAFSLWFLIFSVINYLLMGTIEERSNKIFDSLLTSVKLPHLLAGKLIAVLLLALTLMAFWGFGSTLVTWFMRDSIPEDVGSFLGSMITAAANPALFVPAIISFVLGYLMYGSMFLALGSLCDTIQEAQTLMTPLFVTLMAPLAMLAFAVQDAESALIEIMAWVPFFTPFLLILRMPTEPPIWEVLAQLGMMALTTYIILQLATRVYRAGAVHGAGVNDVMAFFSKLVPGKKSAA
- a CDS encoding MFS transporter gives rise to the protein MALAPSLSIFRHRAYLQFWLMRVSVAAARQMEAVAIGWQVYELARDPIETGGLGLEIPQAAFMIGLVGLAQFVPVLLFSLVGGQAADRLNRKLILVVSNLMRLAGTLALIATIFMPAREALPIIFSVAVLLGLVNAFTPAAANALYPQLVPRPELPTAIAFNSLGFQTAKIVGPALGGLFLAAGGLPLVYGAAFVLISFAIVAIATAKTPAHEKLDHARGLDMVFEGIRYIGRNKIVLGAISLDLFVVFFGGVVALLPVFARDILKVGEVGLGVLAAAPAIGALTVAFLLARRPLARRVGAWMFWAVGIYGVATLVFGLSSVFWLSIVALIVTGAADEISVYVRASLIQLATPDEMKGRVTSVSFIFISASNELGEFESGVAARFLGPVGAVILGGSVAIGVALLWTRLFPDLAKADSFEGIKEQSV